The Lolium rigidum isolate FL_2022 chromosome 2, APGP_CSIRO_Lrig_0.1, whole genome shotgun sequence genomic interval GAATCAATCCCAGATGCAACTCCTATCAGAGCAGATGCTCCAATGGCCAGCGGATCCATTGGTCAGATTGGTGGAAGTACATTGCATGATGACATGATCAGCATTCTCTCAAATGATGGCCCAGGACACTCTAGAGATTCGAGCAGCAGTGAATcaagaagaaatcatagaatggtTATATGGGATGCACTTTCGAGACGTGGCTCTAGAGGTTATCTAGATTCAGACACTGATGATCTAGGTAGTAGATGGCTAGACCTTGGTGATGACCTTTTTGGAGATGAGGTTGAGGAGGCACGATACTTTCATCGCAGACGCCATGGTTCAGTCAGAGTAAACCAGTATTCAAGATCTCGGGTAATTGCTATCACAGCTATGCCTACTCTTTGATATGCTGCAGTTCCATATTTAGGATCATGTTCACTATGTGCAGATTAGTAGGTTGTTAATTGTTGATGTAGGCTTGCACTACTATCCGCACAAATACATGTACCTTTGATTATCATAATTTTCTCCCTGTTTGATTTGAGCGTATTCAGAATTATGTCAACTAATGTACTTTATATGTTCCCGTATCCTGTTTCATTTCTGCACTTCTTTTATGTCTTATTATCTATTCTCAGTTCTCCCTCTTGCACTCAGTAGCTCTGCTTTTACGGTCTAAATCATTTGCTACTTGATCTCATGCACATATATCCTGAAGTTAGTGTTATTATTTTGGTACAGATTAGGGAGCATCGCCGTGCTATTTTTGATAGTGGGAATGGACAAAGTACTGCTGCTTGTCCTTTGGGGATTCACCAAATTGGCAGATGCACCTGTGATTCTTTCCTGGTCGCTGAAGAATCTAGTGCTCGAGCAAGTGTATCAAGAATTGTCATGCTAACTGAGGCATTATTTGAGGTTTGCTCTTTCCCTTCATCTTTCTTTAAGTGTGTTCAATTTATTTCTCTCAAGTCTGATTTATTGGATTATGATCGACATCCTAGTTGTATCTGTAGAAGAATTAAGTGAGGCAGCCAAATGTATATACGCAGTACTTTTGACAATGTCATGTGATGCAACTTCCTTAGAGTTCTACTCCGGTTCCTGATTTCGACAAAAAAATCTTGATAATCTCACACAGATTCACATATAAATTAGGAAGCACTAGATTAGATTGGGACTTCAACTATTACTGTTTTAGTGATTGCATAAAGGTCGTGTCAACCTGTTGATTTAGTAATTTAAGAGGCCAGGTCATCTCCAAAAAAAGTAGAATAGCAAGTTTGACAGTTCAGGATATAGAGTGGTGTAAAATCCAATTCTACGTTAATTTTGCACCCATTAACTAAACTAAGACTTGAATTTTTAGAGGACAGCAACTTTGCTGCTCCTTGTTTTTTGTAAGATTTATATCTTCTAGTTACTTAGTATGCTTGTCTGTGCAATTCTTTTCAGGTATTGGATGAAATTCATCGGCAatcctcatcactttcacttTCCATGGTCTCTGTTCAAGCTCCAGAATCTGTGGTTAATGCATTACCATGTAAGAGCTACAAAAAGCTTGTGACAGCCCAATGCAGTGCTGATTTGGAACAGTGAGTTTCTCGTAATTTTGATCTGTCTAATTTCCCTAAGGAGGCAGTTTTACTTAatcttttgtttgcatatttctgGTAGTTGCTTCAAATAAACTGCTCGACTACCAGTTTATCTTTCACCTACAATAATCCATTGAGCAAACATATTAGGAGACAGTGAACAAGAAATCTATATAACTTGAACtgctatgcatgatctttgttGGCACCTTAGAGATCTAAGCATTTTTGGATAATACTCGTAGCCTTCTAGACATAATGGTGAGAAGTTTATATGCTGCATCTGGAGACCCTTAATGCTGTAAATCGCCTTATGCCAGTTTTACTACTCAGGCCAGGAAAAGGATTGTTGCCCCCACGCTTCACTATTTTGTTATGCCTACTTGCCTAGCACTCAAGAATTGAGAATAATATCGTACCTATCAAATTTATTGTGCGCTCGAGGCACATTTGTGAGACCTAGGATCTATAGCTAAAAAGCCGCCCTTCAGAAATCCTGAAATATAGTTTGCTAATGCAAGTTACTAGGAGTTCTGCTGACTCGTTTTTTCCCAACCGACCTCTTCTGATTCATAGAGGTCTTCAAATGCTGAAATGTTGTCATCTTGCTTCTCTCCTGCTTCAGGTGTCATATCTGCTTAACTGAATATGAGGATGGAGATCAGATAAGGACTCTCCCGTGCAAAcacgagtttcacctgcagtgcGTGGACAAGTGGCTTAAGGAAGTACACAGGTAAAAAAAACACGAACCTCTTGATGCGAAAAAAGGGTCATTTTAGATTGCCGATACCCATGACACTAGCTACATCCTGCTAAAGTTTGGTCGATACAATCATGTAGGGTGTGCCCGTTGTGCCGTGGGGACGTCTGCGAAGGTGGCGCCTCCTGATCTTAGCACCGGCTCACCTCCTGAAGGCGCCTTGTTGGAGACAGTAGCACCAGGCGGCACACCTCCTGCAGTCACTGATGAAGCTGTTTGGTAAGGCATTAGTTAAACCCTGCCATCTCTAGAAGAGCTCTGATTGCCCATGGCCAAAACTTGCGTCTCTACTcaattgattcatatcaagttccCAGAATATAACAAAGCCATGTACATATCTTTTGACTTATGTAGCCCTCCTCATGTATGACAGCATGTATATATGTGGTAAATTCTTGGTCTGATTTTTCCCGTGAAATAAATTCCTCAAGTGTGCGATAAATTCATTTCGATGTGTCATGTGAATTACGCCTTCATAACCACAGCAAATTGGTTTTCATAAGGTCATCATAATATTCATACAAGTCCTGGTAGGTTTTAGTTAGAATTTGCAGACTCAAAGCTTGATTTATAGAATTGGCAAGGGCTGCGCGAACGCGTACCCCCTCTACCACAAATTACGTTGTCCACTCTTCCGCTAGGGGAGATGGTAGACCAACGCGCTCGCCAAGTGCAATGTGGGCCATTGACGTGCCTAGCCAGGTTGCATCCACACCGCCGACCGAGCAGGTCGGGCTTTTTGAGGACGTCGGCACGCTAGCTTACTTTGGCGCTGATCGTCAATTCCTCGATCGCATGGTTGCTGTAGCGCCAAGAAGTTGTCTTCACAATTGCAGTTTTTATTATGCAATGCTCTCGGAACTGGCGAACTGCATGGGTCGCTGTCATATGTGTTGTGAGGCATGTATTCTTGCTCCTCAGTTCTTGCGGCAACTATGGTTCTTGTTTTAAATCCGATTCAGATTGCGGGCATCATTACCTATATTTTGGGTGCACTACACCCTATACATAATTGGAACCAGCGAAAGAATTCGTTCTATGATCTCAATAACTACAGAAAGCGCGTAACTATTTCAATCGACAATTGAACGCGCACCCTGATCTGAAGAACTGTAGAAACACAAAACCTTTTTTAAGAATAAATCAATACATAAATACATTGCAGAttatgttctatttcctgatagaGAAAACTATTGATATCCAATCATCTGACATGAAAGAGTAACCACCACACACTGAATATGCAGAAGTAACAGATTAAAAGATACAATTGCTTAGGAATTCTGTACAGTGCTGCGGTCCCAGCAAGTTTGGTGTatcttggttgctatattaatatagcggggcgaaagcctatttcgagaggAATTCTGTACAAAATTTAGAAGGCACAGAACCAGAATGCAGCCATATTCCACTTTGTTCTTCTTTCGCTTGCAATACATTGGGAACCGACACTGAGTTATTTAGGACAGTGCAGCAAGGTATCGGTCATCGAGGATACCTTGCAGACAGCAATATTTATTCCTCCATACTGTACTGTCTGCTTGTTTCTGCGGTAACTCTTTTAATTGGCATGCACTGAGCCCTAGTTTGATCCCTATCGGATCTCCTAGTTGAATTATCAGGCGCCACATGCATGTTCTTAACTCTCAAATTTTCCAGTTTCATCTCCACTTCCCTCATTGTAGGCCTGTCTTCTCCCTTCAACTGAATGCACATCGCTGCTAGTGTAGCTACTTCCTTGGCTTCTCCATCTTCCTCTTCCATGACTTGAGGATCTATTATCTCATCAAGGTTGCCTTCAGCGAGCAGCGAAACAAAATGCGAAACAAGACCAACACCATCACCCCCGGAACGGTAGAGGAATGGTTTTTTTCTAGTTAGGAGTTCTACGAGAAGAACACCAAAGCTGAAAACATCactcttgtctgttaaccgaccgGTATAGTAGTACATGGGGTCTAAGTAGCCTATTGTTCCCTGCACGGCTGTAGTCACCCCTGTTTGGTCTATTGGGATGTATCTTGAAGCTCCAAAATCCGATACCTTTGCTGTCAAATTATCATCAAGAAGTATGTTGGATGATTTAATATCCCTATGATAAATTGGCATCGAAGCAGCTGAATGAAGATAGGACAGAGCTCTGGCAATTTCAAGCGCAATCCTTATTCGATCATCCCATGCTAGTGATATCGGGCCTTCAACATGTAGATGATGGTCAAGAGTACCATTTGAAATGAACTCATAAACTAGTAACGGGACTTCTGTCTCAAGACAGCATCCGATTAGCTTCACAATATTCCTGTGGTTGATCTGAGAAAGAATTGCAACCTCATTTATGAAGTCATCGATTTCTCTTTGTACGACAATCTTGGATTTCTTGATGGCGACAACTAGTAGGTCTAGAATTCCTTTATACACAACACCATGCCCTCCACCACCAGCCTCTCGAGCTCTGTCAAAATTGTTTGTTGCCTTTTCTAGATCCAACAAGGAAATTATCATCCTTTCACCAAAATCTGTATTCTGTGATATTAGCTGTCGCAACAGCAACCCATGATTTTGCTTGAACAATCTTTTTTTCAGCTTGTTTGCTCTATTTAACTTGATTTTCCGTGTTATAAAAGGGGCAGCAAGTGCCATAAGGAAGATAACTGAGCCACCGCTGACCACTAGACCTATTCTCAAACCTGTAATATACAGTATCATAGGGGAACTGGTGAAGTCATCATTTTGATTTTTGAGCAGTTCAAAAAGAGTAAATTGATGATAATGATTACTGTTACCTGTAAATGTTTTTGTTGTTGTGAAGCTCACGCATCCCTGTATTATCAAGGGATTTCCGTTAGTACCATCAGGACACCGGCAATGGAAAGTTCCAGGCACATTGATGCAGATTCCATAACATGGATATGCTTCCGGGTGTTCACACTCGTCAATGTCTGAGAAAAGCACATAGAAATATGAGAATACCGTCATATGCTTCGATGGGAATCAGATTAATCTGTTAGTCGTAGAACTACAAAATTATTTGGCCAATCCTTAGTAAGATATAACACCATACGTGAAGAAATAAGTATAATGCTTATTCTGGTACCTTCACATCCATTTTGTTTAGAAGCATTGCCCTTGAACCCAAGAGGGCACTGACAATCATATCCTCCGCGTGTGTTTCTGCAATCGCCGTAGCATGGATATATGTCTGGAGAATCACATTCGTTGATATCTGGATGATATCCGGAGAAACTAAATATAAATATGCTGTTGCAGATACATATATTGAATATAGAAGCAACTTAAAAAAAGAAGCAACTTATTGACGTTTAGCTTTAGCCTGGCAGAAGATTATTTTCTCCATAACACACATACTATCATTTTTTTGTCAGAACAAATCAATTGTTTTCATATGGTCATTCCAAAAAAGAGTCTAGGTGCGTGGCTAAAGCTAAGTGCTTTGAGCATTAAGCTGAAAAGGAATTAGTTTGAGCAATGTATTATTACCGTAGCAGCCA includes:
- the LOC124693610 gene encoding uncharacterized protein LOC124693610, yielding MGAGSSCAAGAPLSRRRPRIGLGGCFGGGSSAGGGAGGLAAASSSSSASSSSRARQVETLRAERELAGLDFRPSLSAKDLRHTSEPDPRVHPSSSTISHHLRFNHLDCREDKEAALGVKNPETSGLESSSGKDAMVRGNAEVPMGRELAEHAPRNVHADTVCITDAGGSISQSDFHSSLMSSERIMSDLEDAQIALHRNPSAAVLASERSDISLSSLTPVLPATSTALSIIGESIPDATPIRADAPMASGSIGQIGGSTLHDDMISILSNDGPGHSRDSSSSESRRNHRMVIWDALSRRGSRGYLDSDTDDLGSRWLDLGDDLFGDEVEEARYFHRRRHGSVRVNQYSRSRIREHRRAIFDSGNGQSTAACPLGIHQIGRCTCDSFLVAEESSARASVSRIVMLTEALFEVLDEIHRQSSSLSLSMVSVQAPESVVNALPCKSYKKLVTAQCSADLEQCHICLTEYEDGDQIRTLPCKHEFHLQCVDKWLKEVHRVCPLCRGDVCEGGAS